The following is a genomic window from Bombus fervidus isolate BK054 chromosome 15, iyBomFerv1, whole genome shotgun sequence.
GGTTAAGATTGTCTTGTGCGTATTTCTCGATATCGCCACCGCCCGCGCTGTCATCTCGCCTCGCCTCGTCGACGTCTGTGTTGTCCACACCGATACCAACGCTAGGAACAGAGCTTATCGCGGTAGACGGTGGAACTGGCGGCTGTCTTGTACTTGCTGTCACCACGGTTTCTCTTGTATCGGCTTGCGAGGCGATATTCGGTGGCGACGGTGGTCGTACTTGTGGCCTCGTTAGAGTGTCAGCAGTATTGTAATACGTCGCTAATCCAGCAGTATCGTAGTTACCCAAatctacaataataatataaatatcatttcaatgtactgagatacatatttttacgaatttaattaaatcctcGTTCCTCTTAGTTCctggataataataataataactaacCTGCATAGTGATCTTCCAGGTATTCTTGACTGGACGAATCACCTTGGTTGCTCGCTGCTTCATCGTCCGCAAACTGATCATCGGAATCGTCGTCGGCTCTTCCACCAATACCTTCGCCTCTTCCACCCTCTTCGTCCAAAGAATCGTCACCTTCTTCCACTAACAACGGATCCCCAAACTTGTAACaacctataaaattattattttatcatataaaagtattattaatccaaGATACGGTTATGCTTTTACTATTGAAGACGTGCCTGAGAGTTTTGCTTGCTGAAGAATATAATGCTGAAGCGGCAACAAATGATCGTCGTCAGGTAACAGATTTCCATAAAAGCACGGAGGTGGACTCGGATTACCATTGCTCCTCTTCTTTTTACTATCATCTACCTCTGTGAGCCCTTCTGTTTCTTCGCCCACAGCGCTATTGCTGCTACTATTACTGCTATTGCTACTGCTAGTATTGCTGCTAAGCCTTTGTCTAGGTTGTTCGTGACTCTGACTAATAAGATAACGCTCGTGCATAGAATCGTCGTCCCTATCTCTTCTTCTTGactgttgctgctgttgctgcggttgctgctgctgctgctgctgctgctgctgctgatgatgatgatgatgatgatgcaATTGTTGCAGCTTTTGCTGCTGCTTCTGCTGCTGTACAAAACTGTAACTGCGAGCCAGTGGCTGCGGCACGCCTTAAAACATATAAGAAAAGAGGATGGATTAAAATTCAAGATACCGATGATTAATTCATTTTAAAGGAACATGAATTATCGTCGTACTTACAATCCAACGAATTGTTACATGCGGTATTCCttctatattctttttctctatcaCGCTCTCGTTCTCTTTCACGTTCTGCAACCTCGAGGCTTCTCTGCTTCGACGTATTGCTCAAAACGCCCACACCTCTGACAAGGCTCTTCGAAGGCTCATTTCTTTCGGCTAACATTGCGCCGTACATATCTCTAACATTCGCTTCTGAAAGCGACACTGAACATCCATGATGCCTTCTTCCTATACTACCAGTATTATCTTGCTTATTCATATTACGCGGATGCATGGAACTTGGATAAAAGGCTGAAGTGTTTGTTTTGTCCAAACTATTTACTCTTTCCCTATGATGAATTTCCCTTTCCCTATCTCTATCTCTATGATAACGATTACTGCTTTCCACCAGGGAGCCATACTTCTCACCCTGTGATTTATAACTATGACTCAACTGAACTTCTGGCGGACGGTACGGAGGCATCTCTTGCCTAAATCTAGATTCCATCAATGACTCCCGATATGGCGACGTGCTTGGTTCAGGACCATACGAACCTCTACTACTTTCTCTACCTACAGCAACAAAACGGTTTCAGGTAATTTCTTACTTCCTTCTTTGCATTCTGCTTGAACGAAGATTATTACAgatcttaattttttttaatgaaacttaaCTCACATTCTTaccatttttattcttttccagTTCTAAATTCCCTGCCCTACCCTCGCGTTGTGAATCAACAAACGTCTTCTTCTTAAATAGGGGAGTACTAGTTGAGAGTGACAAACCTAATGGAGGCGGTTCACCCAACGCTACTGATTTCTGATTCTTCACACTTTCTAAAGTGCCACTCTTGTGCCCCCTAGCTTCCAACGTACCGCTGTGTTGCCTGGGCGAAGATTGTGCTTGAATTGCCGGTGTCTGGGCGACGGAACGATGGTGATGCCGATGAGGAGAATCCAACAATCGATACCCAGTCGATTCCAAAGACGTGCGACTGTGAGAAACAGAACTGTCACTAGATCGACCGGAATCCTGAGAATGATTATGCTGACGTCGTGTTGTGGGCACTTCATGATGCCTATGATGTCTATTATTATGATGGTGGtggtgatgatgatgatgcCGCCTTGAAGATGGAGATGGAGAAGGGGGAGACGTTTGAAGGTCCACGCCAACACTGGATGTTCTCGTTTTATTTACACTACCACTTTGCTATAATAAAAGGTAGCACAATTCTATACCGATCGTTCTTTTAGCATAAAGACCGTAAGACGAAGGACTTACCAACGAAGAAGATAAATTGGAACTTTCTTGATGATTAAACCTTGTTAATCGGCTGACCGAAGAAGTTTGTGTCTGTGTTGATACAGACTCTTTCTTTCTTGGCTCGGTTGATTTCTGAGTATCGGCTCCACTACTACTTGCTGGTTCTGTATTTTGCTTTAATGTCTACAATACGACAAAttcttgtaattctttctattaAATCTAACGTCAGTACTATTAAAAACAaagtaaataacaaatataaccAAATACTCCTTATTTATCAAAATCATTTAGAGTTAAAATATGTTATCCGCGGattaaggaaataaaaatgtggTACAAgcgaacaaaatataaaatgttctgAAATGATTTTCATGCTTTCAATATGGTATAATGTATACCAGAGTTTTTCTCCTAGCTACAAACAGCTATTTATAGCTGTATGGAGAGCAGACAGCTTGCTCACTTATATCTTCAACATCCTACAGGGAGACAACATTGATGTATAGAAAAGCTTCTAAATCATTATGTCTACGCATACCACGGAATTTCTATCCCTGAGAAGTCAAACGCTATGTTCAGTGAGTAAATATACGCAATGTCAACAGACTTTTATCAGTAAatggaatttcaaatattcaagaGGCCCGCCTAATTTTTAGCACAGTATgacagatatttttaatactgtATCACCACCGttctaaattacatatttgttATCAAAGTGAATCACTCACCTGAAGCTTTGCTAAAGGAATGATGTCGCAATCACTTGGACGGTGCCACACAGTTTTCTGGGATGTTgcattgtaataataaaatcgtgAAGTATTTTGATCAAATAATTCCCACCATTGATTGTTATCTGTCTTTTTCCTATAATAAAAAGCGGAACAACGATGTATACATATGAATGCCCGATATTTGAGGAACTATTATTTACGTTACAAtccaataaattttcatcaagTAATATAGAACTATTCACTTTGATTACTATTAAATGTAGGTTACAAAGAACATTAAGATTCCATACATGTGTCATGTAGAAAtcttgttaattataaatgcTTCCTATATCATAAAAGGAAAAGCTTACGTGACGATAACTTTCGCCAAGCTGATTAGATCAAAAAGACAGTTTAATCTTTTAGGCAACtgattatttttcttaatgaTGAAGTTGACTTTGTAATTCATTGCAATGTAATtcaatgttaattatatcttgGAGCATTTActtataaaagaatatatatatttctgtctTACACTGGTACACCAGGTGGAGGATCCCATACACATTCTCCAGTTGTGAGATTAGCATACATATGCTCCTTGGTGCGAGGTTCTATAATTTCTACCCATTCCATTCTACTGCAATATTACAgaggattttttattttagagatatagataattataaataacacgtattaatttcattgaaataatttatcataaggaaataattgtattattctCTTCCAGAAaacctcttctttctttttctgtttttatttttttttttttttttttttttttttttgaagaaaatttacTTAGAAAGATCTACTGTATAGATTAATAACaatactaaaataaatattattaaaaagtatacAAGCGATATTTAAACCTGATAAAATCACTAGTGCACACATTAAATCATTAAAGCATGTGGGCTGCACTCGAAGATAAATTTGTTGTTcctttttattactataattaAAAACTCTAAAAATAGTGCGGCAAAGTGAAAAAAAagaggatatatatatatatgtatatgtatgtatgtatatatacatacatacggtATGTTTAATGCATGGATTAGATCAAGGGGATATTATATACAGTACATTTAATGACAACCGGCCCAATACAGTTTTAGTAAACCGGGAGATAGAATCGCAGCGGATTAGCcataagatataaataattaatcgatagCATTCTGTCAAATTTACGGGGCAAAAATGGGACACGAAATCGCTTTATCGAAGTTTATTTTCCTTAGGTAATAAATATCGTAGATAAACTAGAAATCTCTATCGTGGGAAAAAAGCTTTGGTCCTTCTAGTAAAATGTTCGAAACAACGGGGAAGTGCAAACATTTAAAAACGAGGAAAGTTTCGTTGTAATGAAAGGGTGTCCACCCCCCCCCCCTGTAACCATAAATTGATAGGAATGCTGGCTGCAATACGAGCAACCGTCTGATGTCATGCTATCCGTTTAATTGACCGAAATAGGCAGCAGAAATCCATTCGTGCATAGTTGTATACAAAGGAGCGGAAAAAACGAAAGTGGtgaaagagacagagaggaaAAGGCGACACACGCATGACTTCGATAATTCGTACATACAGGGTGTTGCAGCGACTATGTTGCAATCGGCAATAGAGTGATTCTACATGAAAAAACAAGtcgataatatagaataaaatttattcgtatgacgtttcgttttcgagaaaatcgagattgaaaatttttcaaatatacttGAACTTGTCCAATTTCGCATTGAACAGAAGTAAATAATTGGCAGGAAATTATTCTACATGTGAAAATAAGCGAAAGATAAAGAATAGTATATGTTCATAAAacttagaaatatattatgtgtactAGGCCAATTCATAAGTAACttctattttcttgaaaacgaGACCTGGAAcggaaaaatgttatttgacATTTTCCACTTATTTTCACAAGTAAAATAACCTAATGCTGATTGCTTTATTCGTACCTAGTCTGTAATTAGCCAAGTTTAAGTATACTttacaaattctttaattagttTTTTTCAAGAACGAGGCATCATACGAACAAATTTTGTTCTATAGTTTCGACTTGTTTGTTCACGTAAAATCACCCTATTGCTGATTGTAACACAGTTGctgggacaccctgtatacatgaaatatgaaattgttaaaatgAATCTTGTTGAACTTAAAGACCCACCCAGTTATGTATATTGATAAACTTAAAAATCATTAGGAGAAACACTATCGTGCGTTCGAAGAATATGACGAGGCTCTCTGTGAGAAAACTGGGACGGGTCACTGGGAAAAAAATTCACTATCGATCCGCGAAACATAGCCACTATATCGCAGCGATGGTACTTATTTCCATTCCCCTAGAATCGAACGAATTTCATTCTTACCCGTCGGAAGCCATCGCGAACAATCAATCCGTGTATCAGCGAAAACAAAACACCTCACGTCACTCGGTGAACACTTTGTGACACTTCACGAGCGCTGCAGTGACACTTCGATGTCGCAACGTCCCATTTCCACGAGCACGAGCGACGCAGCCCCTTCATGGCAGCCCATCGGCGgccatctttttttcttctgcgAGTTTCAACGTTCTGCCACTATAGCGAACAAAAACTTACTTTATCCTAGATTCCCGACATATCGTCCCGAAGATGCGCTCGAACGCTCTTCTCTAGCGCTTCCACGTCTGTGAGTATTTATTCGCAATTCGATTCGCGATCGGATACTACTCACCGATGATATATCCCATGCATCGTGATTTATCTTGCCTCCTTTtagtttgtttatttttcgtctcctttccttttcttttcttttttccttctttttcttttttttctttttttcccctttCGGTTACGTTACACTTCCCGGACTTAAGATGAATATCGATTGATTACTGGAATGGTCTACGTTGCTTACATCGTTGGATAACTATAAATACAAGACTAGACACTGTTCATAAGAATCGACCGTGTTTTGATGGTTGACATCTTTGATAAAACTGTTATCTATTCGTAAGTGataacgtatgtatgtatcgCGCAGTTGAGGTTAGAAATGCTCATGGTCGTATCTTTACTCGTTTGAACCATGTTTGAGTATAGTGAGTTGTCCCCAGACACGCACTTTCGAATGGTTTCTTGAAACTTTGGATTTGTTTATGACTTGTGATGTCATTTTAATTACTCACATTAATATTCGGACACAGCACACTATCTCTACTTGCATTTGTTGCTTTGTATAAGAGGGGGTGATTTAAATATCGTATTGTTTACtctataaaaatgtatgaacCATTTATTGTAGCTTGAAAATATGTAAACAATTTCTCTCTGTAacaataacatttaatttttacagtAGGCTTAAAAAAAAGAGGTTGCcctaattatttcttaaattcgGAATGCTCCTCTTTATACCTTTTAATAGTATCTGCTataattagtaataataattatgcaaTTTCACGATAACTTTCATCCTTTTTTCTACGACAAATTACAAGTTGTCTTTTATCAAAACTAGTATTCTTCCCTTTTCCTAACATGTTAAGTTTCTCgatgtattattatacaaatattcatGTTAATTTCTTTTGCCGTTTATTGTACAAAATAACTATATAAAGTAAATGTATTCCGCAGTTCAAAAGTGAATCGTCTATAACTGTCCGCAAGAATCTGTCCGATAACGATAACTGTCTATGGTTTATCTCCACAACTGAGGAGGAGGTGGTTCCCCCTTGAAACAATGACGCGAGTAATGTGACACGGCAGTGGCTTCTCTTTAAAGATCTGTAGCGTCTTTGTATCAATAAAACAACACTGATGTAACGGCAAaactctttttatttaaaattttcctcTCTTCAAGACTTCGGGAACAGTTTGCGAACAGTTTGCGAACAGTTataaacttttaataaaaccAAGTTAAAACGAGCTAAATTACATCGTGTTTGGTTTCATTTTAATCAGAAAGATCTTATCAatatgttaatgaaatttttattaacgaaaaactgaaaataaacaaatttcctTGTTGCACCAGTGTTGCCTCACCGATATATAGGTTTTTAATTTTGCCGACTCTCAATCCCTCTATCATATTCATTCGCTGTTCTTCTACGTCTGTCAAATTACAAACAGTTTGAAACTGGAATCTTCTATTCGCTAACTGTTGCGCAGCAACCTAATCCTGAATACttataaatagataatttaCCCACAAGTGTTATGTTCTCTTCTTTAAACGCacaataagaaaagaaatttatttacactatcgcaagtattttttttatcctaATTTGCCAGAATCAAATGCAAACGACATCTGCACTATTTTACAACAactatattacaaattattttaacgtTCCTTTTTCTACCGTCTAGAGTCTAGAGCGTATCACGATAACAGTGCatcagaatttttcatttatgcaTTGCAAAAAAGGATGATATCATTCATTAAATCCGAGTGACGTATTTACGGTAAGTAGTTACTCAAGATTTAAGGAAAAGCCACGAGTATTCATGATACTAATATCAACCTGTAACTTGTAAcctttttgtatataaaaagttTTTATTGTCTTGTAAACAATATTTGTTACGTTTGGGTTCTGTTATTCGATCTTCCTACCATAATCGATGTTAAATCCTATGCAATTATACGCttgtaacattgtatatatattacattgtaaCATATtatgcgtgtgtgtgtgtgtgtgacaTAAATtgtgacatatatatatatataaattattgccTATCTagtttttctatattttttatctagtacataattaacaattttcaaattacgaTAGTTTATAATTGTGAGAAAATTCAGTAAGTCTATGTTTCAATCGTCATTTTGGTAaaaatctaataatttttttttattaacttttatatCTCATTTTTAACAGTGTCAACGCTATCAAAAGaataagtaatatatttagactGAGTGCTGTGATATAATACCGACAATGGATCAAGATGTATTAACAGTCTTAAAGCTATTAATGATAGGAGAATCAAATGTTGGAAAATCAAGGTACctatttaaaacaataaattactttttaatgcTATGTAGAGTTGAgtcaatatattatattatattattgttattgttggCAGCATACTTCTTAGATTTACTGAGgatgaatttcatgaaaatatgcAAAGCACAGTTGGCATGGATTACAGAACTAAACAAGTCACAATTGATGGCAATACAGTGAAACTTGCAATTTGGGTTAGTTACCTCAGTTgtatcaaaatttatattttttatttaatgtaatgtaatatattcaaaaattattgcaGGACACTGCCGGACAAGAACGTTTTCGTACTCTAACACCTAGTTACTACAGAGACGGTCAAGGCGCTATATTAGTGTATGATGTTACAGATAGAGTTACTTTTATGAAATTAGAAACATGGCTTAACGAATTGAATACATATTGCAATAAGacagatattattaaaatggtAGTGGgtaataaaatagatttacCAAACAGAGAAGTAAGCACTGAAGAAGGTTTACAATTTGCCCGAAGACACCAAACCCTATACATTGAAAGCAGCGCTAAAACGGCAGACGGAATCAAATGTTGTTTCGAAGAACTTGTACAAAAGgtataatcatttattttctttacaattattaattcttatctattaatattgtttataGATAATACAAACTCCTGGACTTTGGGATCGACATGCCCTTCTTAAATCCGCAGCGTATGGTAATGGTAATATGGGAGGTGCGAGACATAGAGGTCAGAGAGGGATACAATTGGCAGATGAGACTCAGCCACACGAACCACATACAAATTGTTATTGCAGTTTGATTTAAAtgattgtaatataaaattctgccAGTGATAACTGTAAAAGAAACTATAGCTTGAATATGGTCTAAACTTTATTCAAAAACTAGATACTGAAGAGTGAGATCGTTGAAAACAAAAACGTGAATAATAGTATGTCACATTATATTGCTTTGTGTATGTTAcgggaaaaaatattttgtacctTATGTATCAAAGAtggatacatacatatacaatgaGTTTGCTTCTATCTTCtaattctttgttaaatagttaaattttataggtatttgtaatacaaaatttatattcatgtaaatatattatgcgtATGCACATAATTTAATGactaataaatatcaatagaaCTGCAGTAACGCTATAAACAAATATGATATCTTTAACTCCTGTAGAAAATGCTTTTGCATGCGCTGCAGCATTTATagcttcaattttctaatctgttttttttttatcatgatattgatttgattttgatatttattt
Proteins encoded in this region:
- the Rhogap93b gene encoding myTH4 and RhoGAP_KIAA1688 domain-containing protein RhoGAP93B isoform X2, with protein sequence MASDGKKTDNNQWWELFDQNTSRFYYYNATSQKTVWHRPSDCDIIPLAKLQTLKQNTEPASSSGADTQKSTEPRKKESVSTQTQTSSVSRLTRFNHQESSNLSSSLQSGSVNKTRTSSVGVDLQTSPPSPSPSSRRHHHHHHHHHNNRHHRHHEVPTTRRQHNHSQDSGRSSDSSVSHSRTSLESTGYRLLDSPHRHHHRSVAQTPAIQAQSSPRQHSGTLEARGHKSGTLESVKNQKSVALGEPPPLGLSLSTSTPLFKKKTFVDSQREGRAGNLELEKNKNGRESSRGSYGPEPSTSPYRESLMESRFRQEMPPYRPPEVQLSHSYKSQGEKYGSLVESSNRYHRDRDREREIHHRERVNSLDKTNTSAFYPSSMHPRNMNKQDNTGSIGRRHHGCSVSLSEANVRDMYGAMLAERNEPSKSLVRGVGVLSNTSKQRSLEVAERERERERDREKEYRRNTACNNSLDCVPQPLARSYSFVQQQKQQQKLQQLHHHHHHHQQQQQQQQQQQPQQQQQQSRRRDRDDDSMHERYLISQSHEQPRQRLSSNTSSSNSSNSSSNSAVGEETEGLTEVDDSKKKRSNGNPSPPPCFYGNLLPDDDHLLPLQHYILQQAKLSGCYKFGDPLLVEEGDDSLDEEGGRGEGIGGRADDDSDDQFADDEAASNQGDSSSQEYLEDHYADLGNYDTAGLATYYNTADTLTRPQVRPPSPPNIASQADTRETVVTASTRQPPVPPSTAISSVPSVGIGVDNTDVDEARRDDSAGGGDIEKYAQDNLNLNCGRPKGLRLLFRKKFSVRDILSWSKDPIPQPMLVVVDGEKLLKREACNLFRLVQVYMGDRKANVGMTLDSVAMDIVNTAYSKPPLRDELYVQICRQTTENPRKESLRRGWELMAVCLAFVPPSATFEPYLEGYMNRHRDPNFQFPEVAKWPIHVQVSHYATVACRRLQRIGAHGKRQPRKATIEDIDQARIQIFRASMFGATLSEVMALQRDRFPNRELPWIQTTLTRQVLARGGILTEGIFRVSADADEVSALKSCLDRFEDGTILAASQDAHAPASLLKLWVRELYEPLIPDSFYTECVSMRHDDAEASAANVAALVDRLPDLNRRVLCHLIRFLQIFARPEVVARTKMDANNLAMVMAPNILRCTSQDPRVILENARKEMAFVRTLIESLETAWVDDLH
- the Rhogap93b gene encoding myTH4 and RhoGAP_KIAA1688 domain-containing protein RhoGAP93B isoform X1, coding for MASDGRMEWVEIIEPRTKEHMYANLTTGECVWDPPPGVPVKKTDNNQWWELFDQNTSRFYYYNATSQKTVWHRPSDCDIIPLAKLQTLKQNTEPASSSGADTQKSTEPRKKESVSTQTQTSSVSRLTRFNHQESSNLSSSLQSGSVNKTRTSSVGVDLQTSPPSPSPSSRRHHHHHHHHHNNRHHRHHEVPTTRRQHNHSQDSGRSSDSSVSHSRTSLESTGYRLLDSPHRHHHRSVAQTPAIQAQSSPRQHSGTLEARGHKSGTLESVKNQKSVALGEPPPLGLSLSTSTPLFKKKTFVDSQREGRAGNLELEKNKNGRESSRGSYGPEPSTSPYRESLMESRFRQEMPPYRPPEVQLSHSYKSQGEKYGSLVESSNRYHRDRDREREIHHRERVNSLDKTNTSAFYPSSMHPRNMNKQDNTGSIGRRHHGCSVSLSEANVRDMYGAMLAERNEPSKSLVRGVGVLSNTSKQRSLEVAERERERERDREKEYRRNTACNNSLDCVPQPLARSYSFVQQQKQQQKLQQLHHHHHHHQQQQQQQQQQQPQQQQQQSRRRDRDDDSMHERYLISQSHEQPRQRLSSNTSSSNSSNSSSNSAVGEETEGLTEVDDSKKKRSNGNPSPPPCFYGNLLPDDDHLLPLQHYILQQAKLSGCYKFGDPLLVEEGDDSLDEEGGRGEGIGGRADDDSDDQFADDEAASNQGDSSSQEYLEDHYADLGNYDTAGLATYYNTADTLTRPQVRPPSPPNIASQADTRETVVTASTRQPPVPPSTAISSVPSVGIGVDNTDVDEARRDDSAGGGDIEKYAQDNLNLNCGRPKGLRLLFRKKFSVRDILSWSKDPIPQPMLVVVDGEKLLKREACNLFRLVQVYMGDRKANVGMTLDSVAMDIVNTAYSKPPLRDELYVQICRQTTENPRKESLRRGWELMAVCLAFVPPSATFEPYLEGYMNRHRDPNFQFPEVAKWPIHVQVSHYATVACRRLQRIGAHGKRQPRKATIEDIDQARIQIFRASMFGATLSEVMALQRDRFPNRELPWIQTTLTRQVLARGGILTEGIFRVSADADEVSALKSCLDRFEDGTILAASQDAHAPASLLKLWVRELYEPLIPDSFYTECVSMRHDDAEASAANVAALVDRLPDLNRRVLCHLIRFLQIFARPEVVARTKMDANNLAMVMAPNILRCTSQDPRVILENARKEMAFVRTLIESLETAWVDDLH
- the LOC139995277 gene encoding ras-related protein Rab-18, with the protein product MDQDVLTVLKLLMIGESNVGKSSILLRFTEDEFHENMQSTVGMDYRTKQVTIDGNTVKLAIWDTAGQERFRTLTPSYYRDGQGAILVYDVTDRVTFMKLETWLNELNTYCNKTDIIKMVVGNKIDLPNREVSTEEGLQFARRHQTLYIESSAKTADGIKCCFEELVQKIIQTPGLWDRHALLKSAAYGNGNMGGARHRGQRGIQLADETQPHEPHTNCYCSLI